Proteins from a genomic interval of Cucumis melo cultivar AY chromosome 7, USDA_Cmelo_AY_1.0, whole genome shotgun sequence:
- the LOC103501154 gene encoding LOW QUALITY PROTEIN: uncharacterized protein LOC103501154 (The sequence of the model RefSeq protein was modified relative to this genomic sequence to represent the inferred CDS: deleted 1 base in 1 codon), with protein MDLEIAKTQEERRKMEQQLASLNSVTFDTDLYGGNDKAGYVTSIPVNEDDENLESQVNVVGRKLASYTAPKSLLKEMPRGVDEDDDLGYKKPQRIIDREDDYRKRRLNRVISPERHDAFAAGEKTPDPSVRTYAEVMREEALKREREETLRAIAKKKEEEEAAKASGEKPKESVASAAAPQKRRNRWDQSQDDGGAKKAKTSDWDLPDTTPGRWDATPGRVGDATPGVGRRNRWDETPTPGRLADLDATPAGGVTPGATPAGMTWDATPKLAGMATPTPKRQRSRWDETPATMGSATPMPGATPAAAFTPGVTPVGGVELATPTPGAINLRGPMTPEQYNLMRWERDIEERNRPLTDEELDAMFPQEGYKILDPPASYVPIRTPARKLLATPTPMGTPLYAIPEENRGQQFDVPKEAPGGLPFMKPEDYQYFGALLNEEDEEELSPEEQKERKIMKLLLKVKNGTPPQRKTALRQLTDKAREFGAGPLFNRILPLLMQPTLEDQERHLLVKVIDRVLYKLDELVRPYVHKILVVIEPLLIDEDYYARVEGREIISNLSKAAGLATMIAAMRPDIDNIDEYVRNTTARAFSVVASALGIPALLPFLKAVCQSKKSWQARHTGIKIVQQIAILIGCAVLPHLRSLVEIIEHGLNDENQKVRTITALSLAALAEAAAPYGIESFDSVLKPLWKGIRSHRGKVLGKVLAAFLKAIGFIIPLMDALYACYYTKEVMYILIREFQSPDEEMKKIVLKVVKQCVSTEGVEADYIRNDILPEFFRNFWVRRMALDRRNYKQLVDTTVEIANKVGVADIVGRVVEDLKDESEPYRRMVMETIEKVVANLGASDIDARLEELLIDGILYAFQEQTSDDANVMLNGFGAVVNSLGQRVKPYLPQICGTIKWRLNNKSAKVRQQAADLISRIAVVMKQCQEEQLMGHLGVVLYEYLGEEYPEVLGSILGALKAIVNVIGMTKMTPPIKDLLPRLTPILKNRHEKVQENCIDLVGRIADRGAEFVPAREWMRICFELLEMLKAHKKGIRRATVNTFGYIAKAIGPQDVLATLLNNLKVQERQNRVCTTVAIAIVAETCSPFTVLPALMNEYRVPELNVQNGVLKSLSFLFEYIGEMGKDYIYAVTPLLEDALMDRDLVHRQTAASAVKHMALGVAGLGCEDALVHLLNYVWPNIFETSPHVINAVMEAIEGMRVALGAAVVLNYCLQGLFHPARKVREVYWKIYNSLYIGAQDALVASYPALEDGENNVYSRPELAMFI; from the exons ATGGATTTAGAGATTGCCAAGACCCAGGAGGAAAGGAGGAAGATGGAGCAGCAGTTGGCTTCTCTCAATTCAGTGACCTTCGATACTGATCTTTATGGTGGTAATGATAAAGCGGGTTATGTCACCTCCATCCCCGTTAATGAGGATGATGAGAATCTTGAATCCCAAGTTAACGTGGTTGGTCGGAAGTTGGCATCCTATACGGCCCCGAAGTCTCTGTTAAAGGAGATGCCCAGAGGTGtggatgaagatgatgatttgGGTTATAAGAAGCCGCAGAGGATTATTGATAGAGAGGATGATTATAGGAAACGTAGGTTGAATAGGGTGATTTCACCTGAGCGCCATGATGCGTTTGCTGCGGGTGAGAAGACGCCGGATCCCTCTGTGAGGACTTATGCAGAGGTGATGAGAGAGGAGGCGTTGaagagggagagagaggagACGTTAAGGGCTATAGCTAAGAAGAAGGAGGAAGAGGAAGCCGCTAAGGCATCGGGAGAGAAACCGAAGGAGTCAGTTGCATCTGCTGCAGCTCCTCAGAAGAGGAGGAATAGGTGGGATCAATCGCAGGATGATGGTGGAGCAAAAAAAGCAAAGACCTCAGACTGGGATTTGCCAGATACAACACCCGGAAGGTGGGATGCTACACCAGGCCGAGTTGGGGATGCCACTCCCGGTGTGGGGAGAAGAAATAGGTGGGATGAGACCCCAACTCCTGGGAGGTTGGCTGATTTGGATGCAACTCCAGCAGGCGGTGTTACGCCTGGTGCAACACCCGCTGGAATGACTTGGGATGCAACTCCTAAACTTGCAGGGATGGCTACACCTACTCCAAAGAGGCAGCGATCGCGATGGGATGAGACCCCAGCAACAATGGGAAGTGCCACTCCTATGCCTGGAGCAACCCCTGCTGCTGCATTTACTCCCGGTGTAACTCCTGTTGGAGGGGTTGAGCTGGCTACTCCAACACCTGGGGCTATCAATTTGCGTGGCCCGATGACCCCTGAGCAGTATAATTTGATGAGGTGGGAGAGAGATATTGAGGAGAGGAACCGCCCGTTGACTGATGAAGAACTTGATGCCATGTTTCCACAAGAGGGATATAAGATTCTGGACCCTCCTGCTTCCTATGTTCCAATTCGAACACCTGCAAGGAAGTTACTCGCCACACCTACTCCAATGGGAACTCCTCTTTATGCCATCCCAGAGGAGAATCGTGGCCAGCAGTTTGATGTTCCAAAGGAAGCACCTGGTGGCTTGCCATTCATGAAGCCTGAGGATTACCAATACTTTGGGGCATTGTTgaatgaggaagatgaagaggaATTGTCTCCAGAAGAACAGAAAGAGCGGAAGATTATGAAGCTCTTGCTCAAGGTTAAGAATGGAACACCTCCTCAGAGGAAAACGGCTTTAAGGCAGCTTACTGATAAAGCTCGTGAGTTTGGTGCAGGCCCATTGTTTAACCGCATTCTGCCACTCCTTATGCAGCCTACGCTGGAGGACCAGGAGAGGCATCTTCTGGTTAAGGTTATTGACAGAGTGCTTTATAAATTGGATGAATTGGTTCGCCCCTATGTGCACAAAATTCTTGTTGTGATTGAGCCATTGTTGATTGACGAAGATTACTATGCACGTGTAGAAGGTAGAGAAATTATATCCAATCTTAGTAAGGCAGCTGGTTTGGCTACTATGATTGCTGCAATGCGTCCAGATATTGACAACATTGATGAGTACGTTAGGAATACCACTGCAAGGGCTTTCAGTGTCGTTGCTTCTGCCCTAGGAATTCCTGCTCTTCTTCCATTTTTAAAAGCTGTGTGTCAGAGTAAAAAATCATGGCAAGCACGGCATACTGGAATTAAGATTGTTCAGCAGATTGCTATTCTCATTGGTTGTGCAGTGCTACCACATCTTAGGTCTCTTGTAGAAATTATAGAACACGGTCTTAATGATGAGAACCAGAAGGTGAGGACAATTACTGCATTGTCTTTAGCTGCTCTTGCTGAGGCTGCAGCCCCATATGGTATTGAAAGCTTTGATTCAGTCTTGAAGCCACTGTGGAAGGGTATTAGATCACACCGTGGTAAGGTTTTG GGTAAGGTTTTGGCTGCTTTCCTGAAGGCGATTGGTTTTATTATTCCTTTGATGGATGCGTTGTATGCCTGCTACTATACAAAGGAAGTGATGTACATTCTGATTCGAGAGTTCCAGTCACCCgatgaagaaatgaaaaagatTGTTCTCAAAGTGGTTAAGCAGTGTGTGAGTACTGAGGGAGTAGAGGCTGATTATATCCGCAATGATATTCTGCCTGAATTCTTTAGGAATTTCTGGGTTCGCAGAATGGCATTAGATCGAAGAAATTACAAGCAACTTGTGGACACAACTGTTGAGATAGCAAATAAAGTAGGCGTTGCTGATATCGTAGGTAGAGTTGTTGAAGATCTCAAGGATGAAAGTGAACCTTATAGAAGAATGGTTATGGAAACAATTGAGAAAGTTGTTGCAAACCTGGGTGCATCTGATATCGATGCTAGGTTAGAAGAGCTATTGATTGATGGTATTCTTTATGCCTTCCAAGAGCAGACCAGCGATGATGCTAACGTGATGCTTAATGGGTTTGGCGCAGTTGTCAACTCTCTTGGGCAGAGAGTAAAACCGTATCTTCCTCAGATTTGTGGTACCATAAAGTGGCGATTGAATAACAAGAGTGCGAAGGTGAGACAGCAAGCAGCAGATCTTATTTCAAGGATTGCAGTTGTTATGAAACAGTGCCAAGAGGAACAGCTCATGGGCCATCTTGGCGTTGTCTTGTATGAATATTTGGGAGAAGAATACCCGGAAGTCCTGGGTTCAATTTTGGGAGCTCTCAAGGCTATAGTTAATGTTATTGGTATGACAAAGATGACACCTCCTATCAAGGATTTGCTTCCTAGATTAACACCAATTTTGAAGAACAGACATGAGAAAGTGCAAGAGAACTGCATCGACCTTGTTGGTCGTATTGCTGATCGTGGTGCTGAATTTGTTCCAGCAAGAGAATGGATGAGGATCTGCTTTGAGTTGCTTGAGATGCTTAAAGCTCACAAGAAGGGTATCCGTCGAGCTACTGTGAACACTTTTGGTTATATTGCGAAAGCCATTGGGCCGCAAGATGTTTTGGCAACATTGTTGAACAATCTAAAAGTGCAGGAGCGTCAGAATCGTGTTTGCACTACTGTTGCCATTGCTATAGTTGCAGAAACCTGTTCTCCATTCACTGTTCTACCTGCATTGATGAACGAGTATCGTGTGCCAGAGCTTAATGTGCAAAACGGCGTGTTGAAGtctctctctttcctttttgaGTACATTGGTGAAATGGGAAAGGATTATATATATGCTGTGACGCCATTGCTTGAGGATGCTCTTATGGACCGAGATTTGGTCCACAGACAAACTGCAGCCTCTGCTGTGAAACATATGGCTCTAGGGGTAGCCGGTTTAGGTTGTGAGGATGCCTTAGTCCACTTGCTGAACTACGTATGGCCAAACATTTTTGAAACATCACCACATGTCATAAACGCTGTGATGGAAGCCATCGAAGGAATGAGGGTGGCATTGGGTGCAGCCGTTGTGCTCAACTACTGCCTGCAGGGGCTTTTCCACCCAGCTCGGAAAGTTCGAGAAGTATACTGGAAAATCTACAACTCACTGTACATTGGTGCTCAGGATGCTCTTGTTGCATCTTATCCAGCATTAGAGGATGGAGAAAACAATGTGTACAGCCGACCAGAACTGGCAATGTTTATCTGA